One region of Sphingomonas abietis genomic DNA includes:
- a CDS encoding sensor histidine kinase, which translates to MRFDDMLATVLARPAERPVDRVAQWRQLLDLLAQHRPGSDPGLAREALARLQALRPDVPVAIRREIASAFAGRAIPAPLVVFLAADVPVVASAMLSHVQLPEGDWLTVLPRLSPTGRGVLRHRRDLGIRVERALAGFGATDLTLDGIRGSAAGEQTGVEDRRNVLPIANTEEIAEPLAVPPVQALEHGAGEGQIRAIINRIAGFRMGELPPIATADERYALASSFRFETGADGIIRWVEGMPRGPLIGETIATPASGTFGVDAQAPGAFRRRSPFRDARLMIPGDSEAAGEWRIAGVPVFAPETGRFQGYRGTARRPRPEDVAEASLDLYGLGLEADSLRQLVHELRTPLNAIGGFAEMIRRQMRGPVSTVYRERAQMIAEQAGRLLAAVDDLDVAARLETQRLDLQRVDVDLATMLGLICSHHADSIRRHGATLDCDVEPGLPQVTGDPAALRRMLGRLVAGVVALASDENVRVALVARQPAMLELRVSRPERLIGQDEATLLDPGYGVEGDSPDAPLLGLGFSLHLVRRLATAAGGALLVEKDCFLLRLPAAASASHAGAGA; encoded by the coding sequence GTGCGGTTCGACGATATGCTCGCGACGGTGCTTGCCCGGCCGGCCGAAAGGCCGGTGGACCGGGTTGCACAATGGCGCCAGCTGCTCGACCTGCTCGCCCAGCATCGCCCCGGGTCCGATCCCGGCCTCGCGCGCGAAGCGCTGGCGCGGCTCCAGGCGCTGCGGCCGGATGTTCCCGTGGCGATCCGGCGCGAAATCGCTTCGGCCTTCGCCGGGCGGGCGATCCCGGCGCCGCTGGTGGTGTTCCTGGCCGCCGACGTACCGGTGGTGGCGAGCGCGATGCTCTCCCATGTTCAACTTCCCGAAGGCGACTGGCTGACCGTCCTGCCGCGCCTGTCGCCGACCGGACGCGGGGTGCTGCGCCATCGCCGCGATCTGGGTATCCGTGTCGAGCGCGCGCTGGCCGGTTTCGGTGCCACCGATCTGACGCTGGACGGCATCCGCGGTTCGGCGGCTGGTGAACAGACTGGGGTCGAGGATCGGCGCAATGTCCTGCCGATCGCGAACACCGAAGAGATCGCCGAGCCGCTCGCGGTGCCGCCGGTGCAGGCGCTCGAGCATGGCGCCGGCGAAGGCCAGATCCGGGCGATCATCAACCGGATCGCCGGCTTTCGCATGGGCGAATTGCCGCCGATCGCGACCGCCGACGAACGCTATGCGCTGGCCAGCAGCTTCCGCTTCGAAACCGGCGCGGATGGCATCATCCGCTGGGTGGAGGGGATGCCGCGCGGCCCGCTGATCGGCGAAACCATCGCGACGCCGGCGTCCGGCACGTTCGGCGTCGATGCGCAGGCACCGGGCGCCTTCCGCCGCCGCAGCCCGTTCCGGGATGCGCGGTTGATGATTCCGGGTGATTCCGAGGCGGCGGGCGAATGGCGGATCGCGGGCGTTCCGGTCTTCGCGCCGGAGACGGGCCGCTTCCAGGGCTATCGCGGCACCGCACGCCGGCCGCGCCCCGAAGACGTGGCGGAGGCCTCGCTCGATCTCTATGGCCTGGGGCTGGAGGCGGATTCGCTGCGCCAGCTCGTCCACGAGCTGCGGACGCCGCTGAACGCGATCGGCGGCTTCGCCGAGATGATCCGCCGCCAGATGCGCGGCCCGGTCTCCACCGTCTATCGCGAGCGCGCCCAGATGATCGCCGAACAGGCGGGGCGTCTGCTGGCGGCGGTCGACGATCTCGATGTCGCGGCGCGGCTCGAAACCCAGCGGCTTGATCTTCAGCGGGTGGACGTCGATCTTGCGACGATGCTCGGCCTGATCTGCAGCCATCACGCGGACAGCATCCGCCGGCACGGCGCGACGCTCGATTGCGATGTCGAACCGGGCCTGCCGCAGGTCACGGGCGATCCGGCCGCGCTGCGCCGGATGCTGGGACGCCTGGTGGCCGGGGTCGTGGCGCTGGCATCGGACGAGAATGTCCGTGTGGCGCTGGTCGCACGGCAGCCGGCGATGCTGGAATTGCGGGTTTCGCGGCCGGAACGGCTGATCGGGCAGGACGAGGCGACGTTGCTCGATCCCGGCTATGGGGTGGAGGGCGACTCGCCCGATGCGCCGCTGCTCGGCCTCGGTTTCTCGCTGCATCTGGTGCGTCGTCTGGCGACGGCGGCAGGCGGTGCGCTGCTGGTCGAGAAGGATTGCTTCCTGCTGCGATTGCCGGCCGCGGCATCGGCCAGCCACGCCGGTGCCGGTGCCTGA
- a CDS encoding polysaccharide deacetylase family protein — protein sequence MVIRAEEGRIDRAPSPADALTLPVAWGRRFLVFVDTEEEFDWTAPRRRDATATTAIAALPEAHRRLAGFGICPTYLVDYPVAFAPAAVEVLRPLMEAGECAIGTQLHPWVNPPFDEALTVANSFCGNLPEAQERAKLLTLTRCITEAFGRRPQVYRAGRYGIGPNTARLLEEAGYRLDVSVRALFDYSDEGGPDFSRRDCQPSWAGPQRLLMELPLTAVFTGHARRLGRPLYAAAGRVGRLRGLLARSGLLERIALTPEGTPLPEALRAIHTLIDDDTKLISISFHSPSVVPGHTPYVRDAADLRGFYAWWDGVLDLLARKGIEPIGADALIAAAWRARDVGLRLAS from the coding sequence ATGGTGATTCGCGCCGAGGAGGGGCGAATCGATCGCGCACCGTCGCCGGCCGACGCGCTGACGCTGCCGGTCGCATGGGGACGCCGGTTCCTCGTCTTCGTCGATACCGAAGAGGAGTTCGACTGGACGGCACCGCGCCGCCGCGATGCCACCGCCACCACCGCGATCGCCGCCCTGCCGGAAGCGCATCGGCGGCTGGCGGGCTTCGGCATCTGCCCCACCTATCTGGTCGATTATCCGGTCGCCTTCGCGCCGGCGGCGGTCGAGGTGCTGCGCCCGCTGATGGAGGCCGGCGAATGCGCGATCGGCACCCAGCTTCACCCCTGGGTCAACCCGCCCTTCGACGAGGCGCTGACCGTCGCCAACAGTTTCTGCGGCAACCTGCCCGAAGCGCAGGAACGCGCCAAGCTGCTGACGCTGACCCGCTGCATCACCGAGGCCTTCGGGCGCCGGCCGCAGGTCTATCGGGCGGGGCGCTACGGCATCGGCCCGAATACGGCGCGGCTGCTCGAGGAGGCGGGCTATCGCCTCGATGTCTCGGTGCGGGCGCTGTTCGATTATTCGGACGAGGGCGGCCCCGATTTCTCCCGTCGCGATTGCCAGCCCAGCTGGGCGGGGCCGCAACGGTTGCTGATGGAATTGCCGCTCACCGCGGTCTTCACCGGCCATGCCCGCCGCCTCGGCCGGCCGCTCTACGCCGCTGCGGGGCGGGTGGGGCGGCTGCGCGGCCTGCTCGCGCGATCGGGGCTGCTCGAACGGATCGCGCTGACGCCCGAGGGGACGCCGCTGCCGGAGGCGCTGCGGGCGATCCACACCCTGATCGACGACGATACGAAGCTGATCTCGATCTCCTTCCACTCGCCCTCGGTGGTGCCGGGGCACACGCCTTATGTGCGCGATGCGGCCGATCTGCGGGGCTTCTATGCCTGGTGGGATGGGGTGCTCGATCTGCTGGCGCGCAAGGGGATCGAGCCGATCGGCGCCGATGCGCTGATCGCCGCGGCCTGGCGCGCGCGGGATGTCGGTCTGCGGCTTGCCAGCTGA
- a CDS encoding tyrosine-type recombinase/integrase has product MALTNAEVKNAQPAERDYKLGDSGGLYLFVTTKGAKSWRFKYRYAGKEKRLTFGLYDEVKLADARARRDEARAILKAGRDPMVEEEKRKAALVVSSEATFKSLADAWQEDERPGWSASHAARVCFRLDRDVYPALGRLPIGDITGSMVLRELRKIEKRGSIETAKRVKGYIVSVFKRAKAERLISQEQVLDVSEIAGALKPTPTGAKQPALIKVDELLEFQRAVDRSTCDPRTKLCSRFVALTSQRIGVVRTATWGEFSGIDWDDPDAAASDAVWTIPAARMKLEVEDKGSEAFGHDVPLSRQAVEVLRALRVRTGKHDLLFPGGKSWRVPMSDSAVSSMYKRLAGGRYKGRMVPHGWRSAFSTLMNERAARLKHANDRMMIDMMLAHVPQGMSASEWAYNRAVYLDPRREIGQAWADLITAELAHPMTLLDVVSSVTLA; this is encoded by the coding sequence GTGGCGCTGACCAACGCAGAGGTGAAAAACGCCCAGCCCGCCGAGCGCGATTACAAGCTCGGCGATTCTGGCGGGCTCTATCTGTTCGTCACTACCAAGGGCGCGAAGTCCTGGCGGTTCAAATATCGCTATGCCGGCAAGGAGAAGCGTCTGACCTTCGGCCTCTATGACGAGGTGAAGCTCGCCGACGCCCGCGCGCGCCGCGACGAGGCGCGCGCGATCCTCAAGGCCGGCCGCGACCCGATGGTCGAGGAGGAAAAGCGGAAGGCGGCGCTGGTCGTCTCGTCCGAGGCGACATTCAAGTCGCTAGCCGATGCTTGGCAGGAGGATGAGCGGCCCGGTTGGTCAGCCAGCCATGCCGCGCGCGTCTGCTTCCGGCTCGACCGCGACGTCTATCCGGCCCTCGGCCGCCTGCCGATCGGCGATATCACCGGATCGATGGTGCTGCGCGAGCTGCGCAAGATCGAAAAGCGCGGCTCGATCGAGACCGCGAAGCGGGTGAAGGGCTACATCGTCTCGGTGTTCAAGCGAGCCAAGGCAGAGCGGCTCATCTCTCAGGAGCAGGTGCTCGACGTCAGCGAGATCGCCGGCGCGCTCAAGCCCACGCCGACAGGCGCGAAGCAGCCGGCCCTGATCAAGGTCGACGAGCTGCTCGAGTTTCAGCGTGCCGTCGATCGCTCGACCTGCGATCCCCGAACCAAACTCTGCTCGCGCTTCGTCGCGCTGACATCGCAGCGAATCGGTGTCGTGCGGACCGCTACGTGGGGAGAGTTCTCCGGGATAGACTGGGATGATCCGGACGCCGCGGCGTCCGACGCGGTCTGGACGATCCCGGCGGCGCGGATGAAGCTTGAGGTTGAGGACAAGGGCAGCGAGGCCTTCGGTCACGACGTCCCACTGTCGCGCCAGGCCGTCGAGGTCCTCCGCGCGTTGCGCGTTCGGACCGGCAAGCATGACCTGCTGTTCCCAGGTGGTAAATCATGGCGCGTGCCGATGAGCGACTCGGCGGTCAGCTCGATGTACAAGCGCCTAGCCGGCGGCCGGTACAAGGGCAGGATGGTGCCGCACGGCTGGCGATCGGCCTTCTCGACGCTGATGAACGAGCGGGCTGCACGGCTGAAGCACGCGAACGATCGCATGATGATCGACATGATGCTCGCGCATGTGCCGCAAGGCATGTCGGCATCAGAATGGGCATATAACCGGGCGGTCTATCTCGACCCTCGTCGGGAGATTGGGCAGGCATGGGCGGACTTGATCACCGCCGAACTCGCCCACCCGATGACCCTGCTCGATGTAGTCTCGTCGGTTACGCTTGCGTAG
- a CDS encoding Lrp/AsnC family transcriptional regulator, whose protein sequence is MASPLLLDSIDRTILSELQEDGRITNVELARRAGLTAPPCLRRVRSLEEGGVINGYHARLNPGALGYGITVFALVSLRSQAEDDLREFETHVATLPEVRECHMLNGEIDFILKIVAHDLQSFQSFLTSRLTTAPHVASVKTSLTIRTSKDQPGVPVDRI, encoded by the coding sequence GTGGCCTCGCCGTTGTTGCTCGATTCGATCGACCGGACCATATTGTCGGAGCTTCAGGAAGACGGGCGCATCACCAATGTCGAACTGGCGCGTCGTGCGGGGCTGACGGCTCCGCCCTGCCTGCGCCGGGTCCGTTCGCTCGAAGAAGGGGGCGTCATCAATGGCTATCATGCGCGCCTCAATCCCGGCGCGCTCGGCTACGGCATCACGGTGTTCGCCCTGGTCAGCCTGCGCAGCCAGGCGGAGGACGATCTGCGCGAGTTCGAAACCCATGTCGCGACCCTGCCGGAAGTGCGGGAATGCCACATGCTCAACGGCGAGATCGACTTCATCCTGAAGATCGTCGCGCATGACCTCCAGAGCTTCCAGAGCTTCCTGACATCGCGGCTGACCACCGCGCCGCATGTCGCCAGCGTCAAGACCTCGCTGACCATCCGCACGTCGAAGGATCAGCCGGGCGTGCCCGTCGATCGGATCTGA